Proteins from a genomic interval of Undibacterium parvum:
- the fabG gene encoding 3-oxoacyl-ACP reductase FabG, which translates to MTQAITQVMTNQLSNQVALVTGASRGIGKAIAVALARAGATVVGTATSVAGAEAISAYLKEINPEAGKGVAFDVNDVPRCTSLIDEIQKEYGSLSILVNNAGITQDQLAMRMKDEEWDSVIATNLSSVGRLSRAVLRGMMKARHGRIINITSVVGSSGNPGQMNYAAAKAGVAGMSRALAREIGSRNITVNCIAPGFIDTDMTQALTDDQKSAILQQIPMAKLGKPEDIAAATVFLASAEAGYITGITLHVNGGMYLC; encoded by the coding sequence ATGACACAAGCAATCACACAAGTAATGACAAATCAACTGAGTAATCAGGTCGCACTGGTCACAGGCGCCTCGCGCGGCATAGGTAAAGCGATTGCGGTGGCGCTGGCGCGGGCTGGCGCTACTGTGGTTGGTACTGCCACCTCGGTGGCGGGTGCAGAAGCAATTTCAGCCTATCTGAAGGAAATCAATCCTGAAGCGGGTAAGGGGGTCGCCTTCGACGTCAATGACGTGCCGCGTTGCACTTCCCTCATCGATGAAATTCAAAAAGAATACGGTAGCTTGTCTATCCTGGTTAATAACGCTGGCATCACTCAGGATCAATTGGCGATGCGCATGAAGGATGAGGAATGGGATAGCGTGATAGCGACCAATCTGAGTTCGGTCGGGCGTCTGTCGCGCGCTGTGCTGCGCGGCATGATGAAAGCTAGGCATGGTCGCATCATTAATATCACGTCGGTAGTCGGTTCTTCCGGCAACCCTGGTCAGATGAACTATGCAGCGGCCAAGGCTGGTGTGGCGGGTATGAGTCGCGCTTTGGCGCGTGAGATCGGCAGTCGCAATATCACGGTCAATTGCATAGCCCCTGGTTTTATCGATACGGATATGACGCAAGCGCTGACGGATGATCAAAAATCAGCTATTTTGCAACAAATCCCTATGGCGAAACTGGGTAAGCCCGAGGATATTGCCGCTGCAACTGTTTTTCTTGCTTCGGCAGAAGCGGGGTATATTACGGGAATTACCTTACATGTGAATGGCGGCATGTATTTGTGTTAA
- the acpP gene encoding acyl carrier protein, protein MSDIEQRVRKIVAEQLGVADADIKIESSFVDDLGADSLDTVELVMALEDEFEMEIPDEQAEKITTVKQAIDYATAHVKA, encoded by the coding sequence ATGTCCGATATCGAACAACGCGTTAGGAAAATCGTCGCTGAGCAACTGGGCGTCGCTGATGCTGACATCAAGATTGAATCATCTTTCGTAGATGATCTTGGTGCAGACTCACTCGACACAGTAGAGCTCGTGATGGCACTCGAAGATGAATTCGAAATGGAAATCCCTGACGAACAAGCTGAAAAAATCACTACGGTGAAACAAGCGATCGACTACGCTACAGCACACGTCAAAGCCTAA
- the fabF gene encoding beta-ketoacyl-ACP synthase II, whose protein sequence is MSLTLKRRVVVTGLGCVTPVGNNIADTWGAITAGKSGIAAITKFDATPFTTHIAGEVKGFNIEEYIPAKEARNMDTFIHFGIAAGIQAFQDSGLVVNDENAERIGVVVGSGMGGLPLIEDNKDSLTARGPRRISPFFVPASIINMVSGNLSIKFGLKGPNLAIVTACSTGLHCIGSAARMIEYGDADVMLAGGSESTISPLGLGGFASARALSTRNDDPTTASRPWDKDRDGFVMGEGAGVMVLEEYEHAKARGAKIYAEVLGFGMSGDAYHITTPTIDGPRRSMLNALKNAGLNPDQINYLNAHGTSTSLGDKNETDAIKAAFADHAYKLTVNSTKSMTGHLLGGAGGLESILTVLALHHQVSPPTINIFNQDPECDLDYCANTARDMPITYAMKNNFGFGGTNGTLIFGKVA, encoded by the coding sequence TTGAGCCTTACGCTTAAACGTCGCGTAGTAGTTACTGGTCTTGGTTGCGTGACCCCAGTCGGCAATAATATTGCCGACACATGGGGAGCAATCACCGCAGGCAAGTCCGGAATTGCAGCGATTACCAAATTTGATGCCACTCCCTTCACCACGCATATTGCTGGCGAAGTCAAGGGCTTCAATATTGAAGAATACATTCCCGCTAAAGAAGCTCGAAACATGGATACTTTTATCCATTTCGGCATTGCAGCTGGGATTCAGGCCTTTCAAGATAGTGGACTGGTAGTCAACGACGAAAATGCCGAGCGTATTGGCGTTGTGGTCGGCTCTGGTATGGGTGGCTTGCCTTTGATTGAAGATAATAAAGATAGTCTGACCGCGCGTGGTCCACGCCGGATTAGTCCTTTCTTTGTTCCTGCTTCAATTATTAATATGGTTTCCGGTAATTTATCGATCAAATTTGGACTGAAAGGTCCTAATCTGGCGATTGTTACTGCTTGCTCAACTGGTTTGCATTGCATAGGTTCGGCCGCTCGTATGATTGAGTACGGCGACGCTGATGTGATGCTGGCTGGCGGCTCTGAATCTACTATTTCACCGTTGGGTTTGGGTGGCTTCGCTTCTGCCCGCGCCTTATCTACTCGCAATGACGATCCGACTACTGCATCCCGACCATGGGATAAAGATAGAGATGGTTTTGTGATGGGTGAGGGTGCTGGTGTGATGGTGCTGGAAGAGTATGAGCACGCCAAAGCCCGTGGCGCAAAAATTTATGCCGAAGTTTTAGGTTTTGGTATGAGTGGAGATGCTTATCACATCACCACCCCTACCATCGATGGCCCACGTCGCAGTATGCTCAATGCATTGAAAAATGCAGGTCTCAATCCTGATCAGATTAATTACCTGAATGCACATGGCACGTCCACGTCCTTGGGTGATAAAAATGAAACGGACGCGATTAAAGCGGCTTTCGCTGATCACGCATATAAGTTGACGGTTAATTCGACCAAGTCGATGACAGGACACTTATTGGGTGGTGCTGGTGGTTTGGAATCTATTTTGACAGTGCTGGCACTGCATCATCAGGTTTCTCCTCCTACCATCAATATCTTTAATCAAGATCCTGAATGTGATCTTGATTATTGCGCTAACACCGCAAGAGATATGCCGATTACCTATGCGATGAAAAACAATTTTGGTTTCGGCGGTACTAACGGCACCTTGATTTTTGGTAAAGTGGCATAG
- a CDS encoding protein YgfX yields the protein MSSKSTSMALAMTLHPSRVLLWLVLLMFVLANAACGFTLYHLNLLWWWKTLLLILALGLSTLALLKFIRGRRSVYLEISDSGGIIVRQLNAQSEPGSSVTASSDVQSSYSEYVLILHLRLTSAAIMVIPVLRDSLSADDFRKLSIVLRWMAAHANDEQSRILEDATGNF from the coding sequence ATGAGCTCTAAGTCGACTTCCATGGCCCTTGCGATGACGTTGCATCCATCACGCGTCTTGCTGTGGTTGGTGTTGCTGATGTTCGTGCTTGCTAATGCAGCGTGTGGTTTTACACTCTATCATCTGAATTTGCTTTGGTGGTGGAAAACCCTGTTGCTGATTCTGGCGTTGGGGCTTAGTACTCTGGCCTTGCTCAAATTTATTCGGGGGCGGCGCAGTGTGTATCTGGAAATATCCGACTCGGGCGGCATCATAGTGCGCCAACTCAATGCGCAGAGTGAACCGGGATCTTCAGTGACAGCGAGTTCGGATGTGCAGAGTAGCTACTCTGAGTATGTGTTGATCTTGCATTTACGCCTGACAAGCGCTGCAATCATGGTCATTCCGGTGCTGCGTGATAGCCTCAGTGCGGACGACTTTAGAAAATTGTCTATTGTGCTGCGCTGGATGGCGGCACATGCCAATGATGAACAAAGTCGCATTCTTGAGGATGCGACTGGGAACTTTTGA
- the rpoE gene encoding RNA polymerase sigma factor RpoE, whose amino-acid sequence MTTEREIDQLLVERVQRGDKKAFELLVSKYQRKLMRLVSRLVHDQAEAEDVVQESFIKAYRALANFRGDAAFYTWLYRIGINTAKNHLVSQGRRAPTSTDADIEEAETFVDADGLRDMNTPESLLASKQIAETVNAAMMSLPEELRNAISLREIEGMSYEEISEVMLCPIGTVRSRIFRAREAIAQKLRPLLGTNLDQRW is encoded by the coding sequence GTGACGACAGAACGCGAAATTGATCAACTCCTAGTCGAGCGGGTCCAGCGTGGCGATAAAAAGGCATTTGAGCTTCTAGTTTCCAAGTATCAAAGGAAATTAATGCGGCTCGTGTCTAGGCTCGTCCACGATCAGGCTGAGGCCGAAGACGTGGTGCAAGAATCGTTTATCAAGGCGTATCGCGCTTTGGCCAATTTTCGCGGTGATGCGGCGTTTTATACTTGGTTGTATCGCATCGGCATCAATACGGCGAAGAACCATTTGGTCTCGCAAGGGCGGCGCGCGCCGACTTCGACCGATGCCGATATCGAAGAGGCGGAAACTTTTGTCGACGCCGATGGACTAAGAGATATGAACACGCCAGAGTCTCTGCTGGCAAGTAAGCAGATCGCAGAAACGGTCAATGCGGCGATGATGTCGCTGCCGGAAGAGTTGCGCAATGCCATATCGCTGCGTGAGATAGAAGGAATGAGTTATGAAGAAATTTCCGAAGTCATGCTATGCCCGATAGGGACGGTACGCAGTCGCATTTTTAGAGCGCGCGAAGCAATTGCGCAAAAATTGCGCCCCTTGCTGGGGACGAACTTGGATCAGCGTTGGTAA